In one window of Candidatus Margulisiibacteriota bacterium DNA:
- the trpA gene encoding tryptophan synthase subunit alpha, protein MDRIFAARNEAFMRLMVHLVAGFPSLAGFAEAARALRDGGAEILEIQIPFSDPTADGPAITLASEAALRGGFKVKDIFQYIRAARRAGFQRIFIMTYANIPYRYGIKKYVVDLKKAGVEGLLVPDLPIEDEENFYKLARQNNIAPVPVGVVGMPEHRLRLLEPCRKLYISLRGGTTGAETRISADVKKFLARLAENHEVYGGFGITSAAQVKALAPLVHAVVIGSYFTRTIQNAVREQKSIYQSVKTALKKLL, encoded by the coding sequence ATGGACAGAATTTTTGCGGCAAGAAACGAGGCGTTTATGCGTTTGATGGTGCATTTGGTTGCGGGTTTTCCCTCGCTGGCTGGTTTTGCGGAGGCGGCGCGGGCTTTGCGGGACGGCGGCGCGGAAATACTGGAGATACAGATCCCTTTTTCCGATCCGACAGCGGACGGGCCGGCGATCACGCTGGCCAGCGAAGCCGCGCTGCGCGGCGGTTTCAAAGTTAAAGATATTTTTCAATACATCCGCGCCGCGCGGCGCGCCGGATTTCAAAGAATATTTATTATGACTTACGCGAATATTCCGTACCGCTATGGCATAAAAAAATATGTTGTTGATCTGAAAAAAGCCGGCGTGGAAGGCTTGCTCGTGCCGGATTTGCCGATAGAAGATGAGGAAAATTTTTACAAACTGGCGCGGCAGAATAATATCGCGCCGGTGCCGGTCGGCGTAGTCGGTATGCCGGAGCACAGGCTGCGTTTATTGGAGCCGTGCCGCAAACTCTACATCTCGCTGCGCGGCGGTACGACCGGCGCGGAAACCAGAATTTCCGCGGATGTCAAAAAGTTTTTAGCCAGACTGGCTGAAAACCACGAGGTGTACGGCGGCTTCGGCATAACCAGCGCCGCGCAGGTGAAAGCTCTCGCGCCGCTGGTGCACGCGGTGGTGATCGGTTCGTATTTTACGCGGACGATCCAGAATGCCGTGCGGGAACAAAAATCTATCTATCAATCTGTAAAAACGGCGTTGAAAAAACTCTTGTAA
- the trpB gene encoding tryptophan synthase subunit beta, with protein MPKYFGQYGGQYVGEVLRPALDELAAAFAKYKQDKNFLAEYTDLLANYAGRPTPLLYAENLTRALKGAKTYIKLEGLANTGAHKINNALGQALLVKKMGKKHVIAETGAGQHGVAAAAACARLGLRCEVFMGAVDAARQQPNVFLMKQYGARVHIVNEGTRTLKDAVNACLKNWSARAADTHYLIGSALGPYPYPDIVKFFQSIIGREVKQQLWQREKKLPDLLIACCGGGSNSIGMFAPFVSAKKVRLLAVEAGGLGRKAGQHASRICSRSPIGIIEGYKSRFVQTADGQVEATHSVSAGLDYTGIGPELAALAEAGRVEFTTASDKEALQAYQYLARTEGLLFALESAHAAAAALKIIPRLPKNKIAVINMSGRGDKDIFITAAELSKKEWTEFLRQETRRLCV; from the coding sequence GTGCCTAAATATTTCGGTCAATATGGCGGCCAGTATGTCGGCGAAGTTTTGCGTCCGGCTCTGGACGAATTGGCCGCGGCTTTTGCCAAATACAAACAGGACAAAAATTTTTTGGCGGAGTATACGGATCTGCTGGCCAATTACGCCGGCCGGCCGACGCCGCTCCTGTATGCTGAAAATCTCACGCGCGCGTTGAAAGGCGCGAAAACTTACATCAAGCTGGAAGGTCTGGCCAACACCGGCGCGCACAAGATCAACAATGCGCTGGGGCAGGCGCTGCTGGTCAAAAAAATGGGCAAAAAACATGTCATTGCCGAGACCGGCGCCGGACAGCACGGTGTGGCCGCGGCCGCGGCCTGCGCGCGGCTAGGGCTGCGCTGCGAGGTTTTCATGGGCGCGGTCGATGCGGCGCGCCAGCAGCCCAATGTTTTTTTGATGAAACAGTACGGCGCGCGGGTGCATATCGTCAATGAAGGCACGCGCACGCTCAAAGACGCGGTCAACGCCTGTCTCAAAAACTGGTCGGCGCGCGCCGCGGACACGCATTATTTGATCGGCTCGGCGCTGGGGCCGTATCCGTATCCGGACATAGTGAAGTTTTTTCAGAGCATCATTGGCCGCGAAGTAAAACAGCAGTTATGGCAAAGAGAAAAAAAACTGCCGGATCTTTTAATCGCCTGCTGCGGCGGTGGTTCTAATTCGATCGGCATGTTTGCGCCGTTTGTCAGCGCTAAAAAAGTGCGGCTGCTCGCGGTCGAAGCCGGCGGCCTCGGCCGAAAAGCCGGCCAGCATGCTTCGCGCATCTGCTCGCGGAGTCCGATCGGAATTATCGAGGGTTATAAATCGCGTTTTGTGCAGACGGCTGACGGGCAGGTCGAAGCCACTCATTCTGTCTCCGCGGGATTGGACTACACCGGCATCGGGCCTGAATTGGCCGCGCTGGCTGAGGCCGGCCGGGTGGAATTTACCACAGCCAGCGATAAAGAAGCATTGCAAGCCTATCAATATCTGGCGCGGACAGAGGGTTTATTATTCGCGCTGGAATCGGCGCACGCCGCCGCCGCCGCGCTGAAAATAATACCGCGTTTGCCCAAAAATAAAATTGCCGTCATCAATATGTCCGGCCGCGGGGATAAAGATATTTTTATTACGGCAGCGGAATTGTCCAAAAAAGAATGGACAGAATTTTTGCGGCAAGAAACGAGGCGTTTATGCGTTTGA
- the trpD gene encoding anthranilate phosphoribosyltransferase, producing MILLIDNYDSFTYNLTQCFQMLRQTVKTVRNDKITLPEIEKLKPTHIVISPGPGDPSQAGISVKAVRHFAGKIPILGVCLGHQAIVAAFGGAIIGAKQIIHGKTDTIQHDEGGVFRNLQQGLTVVRYHSLAADPARMPDCLEATAFAARDQAIMAVRHRKYQIEGVQFHPESFSAAQGLKLLENFLKYKRAGSQKLTLLRRLSLGENLTQKEAATIMDEITDGELTDSQLGAFLGSYAVKGISPEELSGFALAMRQKMTSRQKMPGALDIVGTGGDGQHTFNISSAAALVCAHYGVPVAKHGNRAFTSSSGSFDFLQALQVKTDGDLPANLKSLRKNNFAFFFAPLYHPAMKYVGRVRQEVKFRTVFNLLGPLINPLQVGYQMIGVYDPSLLDLFIQTLKKLGLQRALVVHAESGIDEISICGKTHVRELTAAGKIKAYKLDPQDFGIRGFKSADLRGGTARQNAEMFLRIIQGGVKTRKDKALAAAVALNAGAALYLFSKAKTIPDGYARTLRDLKELKLAGCVDRLF from the coding sequence ATGATTTTGCTGATCGATAACTACGACTCGTTTACTTATAATCTGACACAATGTTTTCAGATGCTGAGGCAGACGGTCAAGACCGTGCGCAATGATAAAATCACTCTCCCCGAGATTGAAAAATTAAAACCAACGCATATTGTAATCTCGCCCGGACCCGGCGATCCGTCGCAGGCTGGCATCAGCGTCAAAGCGGTGCGGCATTTTGCCGGAAAAATTCCAATACTTGGCGTCTGTCTGGGACATCAAGCGATAGTCGCGGCTTTCGGCGGCGCGATCATTGGCGCAAAGCAAATTATTCATGGCAAGACTGACACTATCCAGCACGATGAGGGTGGTGTGTTCCGCAATCTCCAGCAGGGTCTGACGGTGGTGCGTTATCATTCGCTGGCCGCCGATCCGGCCAGGATGCCGGACTGTCTGGAAGCCACGGCTTTCGCGGCGCGCGATCAGGCGATCATGGCCGTGCGCCATAGAAAATACCAAATCGAGGGTGTGCAATTTCACCCTGAATCGTTCAGCGCGGCGCAGGGCTTAAAACTGCTGGAAAATTTCCTCAAATACAAACGCGCCGGCTCGCAAAAATTGACGCTGTTGCGCAGGCTGTCTCTCGGCGAAAATTTGACGCAAAAAGAAGCAGCCACGATCATGGACGAAATAACCGACGGCGAATTGACAGACAGCCAGCTGGGCGCTTTTCTGGGCAGCTACGCGGTCAAAGGCATTTCGCCCGAGGAGCTATCCGGCTTTGCGCTGGCGATGCGCCAGAAAATGACCAGCAGACAAAAAATGCCCGGCGCGCTGGACATTGTTGGCACCGGCGGAGACGGGCAGCATACTTTTAATATCTCCAGCGCGGCGGCGCTGGTCTGCGCGCATTATGGCGTGCCGGTTGCCAAGCACGGCAACCGCGCCTTTACTTCGTCCTCGGGCAGTTTTGATTTTCTGCAGGCTTTGCAGGTCAAGACCGACGGCGATCTGCCAGCCAATTTAAAGAGCCTGCGTAAAAATAATTTTGCCTTTTTCTTTGCGCCGCTGTATCACCCCGCGATGAAGTATGTCGGCCGTGTACGGCAGGAAGTCAAATTTCGCACGGTGTTTAATCTGCTGGGGCCGCTGATCAATCCTCTGCAGGTCGGTTACCAAATGATCGGTGTTTACGATCCGTCCCTGCTGGATTTGTTTATCCAGACTTTGAAAAAATTGGGACTCCAGCGCGCTTTGGTCGTGCATGCGGAATCCGGCATTGATGAGATCAGTATTTGCGGCAAAACACATGTCCGCGAGCTGACCGCCGCCGGAAAAATTAAGGCGTACAAACTTGACCCCCAGGATTTCGGTATTCGCGGTTTTAAGAGCGCAGATTTGCGCGGCGGCACGGCCAGGCAAAATGCGGAAATGTTTTTGCGCATCATTCAAGGCGGCGTCAAGACACGTAAGGATAAAGCGCTGGCCGCGGCCGTAGCTCTGAATGCCGGCGCCGCACTGTATTTGTTTAGCAAAGCAAAAACTATTCCGGATGGTTATGCCAGAACACTGCGCGATCTTAAAGAGCTTAAATTGGCCGGCTGTGTTGACCGGTTGTTCTAA